The following are encoded in a window of Maylandia zebra isolate NMK-2024a linkage group LG5, Mzebra_GT3a, whole genome shotgun sequence genomic DNA:
- the LOC101476245 gene encoding alpha-1,3-galactosyltransferase 2 isoform X3 — MEKCSLENGKLSTLDNSVDVSLDFWSRTDVQTCTTWKAPILWEGMFDPKVYDQNHKKEGSSVALTVFAVGRYLDEYLETFLNSSEHHFMVGLPVSYYVFTDMPEKVLHIHLGPQRTLKMIKVQRHSRWQDISMMRMKAISDVIESDIRHHSTHVFCFDVDQVFTGRFGSEALGDSVALLHAYYYHLPKIFYTYDRNPKSKAYMENGDFYYHAAVFGGSWKSVKSLAEGCYQNIMEDKQNNVEALWHDESHLNKYLWLHKPSRVLSPEYCWDTHIGYRSDIQVTRLLWAPKQYDKLRTP, encoded by the exons GTCTCGAACTGACGTTCAAACATGCACAACTTGGAAAGCTCCTATTCTCTGGGAGGGGATGTTTGACCCTAAAGTTTACGACCAGAACCACAAGAAGGAAGGATCCTCTGTTGCTCTAACAGTGTTTGCTGTGGGAAG GTACTTGGACGAATACCTCGAGACCTTTCTGAACTCCTCAGAACATCACTTTATGGTGGGTTTGCCTGTGTCCTACTACGTATTTACCGACATGCCAGAGAAGGTCCTGCACATCCATCTCGGTCCTCAGCGAACCTTGAAAATGATCAAAGTGCAACGGCACTCAAGATGGCAGGACATTTCGATGATGCGAATGAAGGCAATATCAGATGTCATAGAGTCTGATATTCGCCACCACTCCACGCATGTCTTCTGCTTCGATGTAGATCAGGTGTTCACTGGGAGATTTGGCTCAGAGGCTCTGGGAGACTCTGTGGCTCTGCTCCACGCCTACTACTACCACCTTCCAAAGATTTTCTATACTTATGACCGAAACCCGAAATCCAAGGCTTACATGGAAAACGGGGATTTCTACTATCATGCTGCTGTCTTTGGAGGCTCATGGAAAAGCGTAAAATCTCTGGCTGAGGGCTGCTACCAAAACATCATGGAGGATAAACAAAATAATGTGGAGGCTTTGTGGCACGATGAAAGTCACCTAAACAAATACCTGTGGCTGCACAAACCTAGCAGGGTGCTTTCTCCAGAGTACTGCTGGGATACCCACATCGGTTACAGGAGTGACATTCAAGTCACTCGACTGCTATGGGCACCAAAACAATATGATAAACTGCGCACACCTTAG